Proteins from a single region of Macrobrachium nipponense isolate FS-2020 chromosome 11, ASM1510439v2, whole genome shotgun sequence:
- the LOC135207414 gene encoding membrane progestin receptor gamma-like — translation MFSGYITGRLREAKKLTEGRLKEAGRLMEMSHLPVKRVDEVSETLREPGIITGYRNENCSVLQAMVSLFNYTNETVNFWTHFLAFLYFLWLLVSLATIMPLFEDQYYYPLTCYLFASCAYPLMSCLAHAFSCLSLTALHICYFIDYAAISMYTWSVAVIYFFYSFPVHLMNTWYSQVFLPIAVLNSLLATFCASSSRFFKTPGIQKVLRIVAFVVPFVWDSAPLIIRLYNCDYENDSCAESSIYHIHQFLCVGVAFFFYGSHLPERLAPGCFDYVGHSHNLLHVFSILATNEQMRAIIIDLQLQQDKLENLNWIPTSTWSTIASPLVFLLNILLVLILAYSLFNHRHCCKQPSINCLSQSIIQKSTVQVTTDSVEVKKSK, via the coding sequence atgttctctgGATATATAACTGGCCGCCTTAGAGAGGCTAAGAAGCTGACGGAAGGTAGGCTTAAGGAAGCTGGACGTTTGATGGAGATGAGTCACTTGCCAGTGAAGAGAGTGGATGAAGTATCTGAAACATTACGAGAACCTGGTATTATCACTGGGTATAGAAATGAAAATTGTTCTGTGTTGCAAGCCATGGTTTCCCTTTTCAATTACAccaatgaaactgttaatttctGGACTCACTTTCTGGcatttttgtatttcttgtggTTACTTGTATCCCTTGCCacaattatgcctctttttgagGACCAGTATTATTATCCCCTGACGTGTTATTTGTTTGCTTCATGTGCTTATCCACTTATGAGTTGTTTGGCTCATGCCTTTTCTTGTCTGTCTCTGACTGCCTTGCATATCTGCTACTTTATTGATTATGCTGCCATATCAATGTACACATGGTCTGttgctgttatatattttttctactctTTTCCAGTACATTTGATGAACACTTGGTATTCACAGGTCTTCCTTCCAATAGCTGTACTGAACTCTCTTCTTGCAACTTTCTGTGCATCTTCTTCCCGTTTCTTTAAAACACCTGGAATTCAAAAGGTTTTAAGAATTGTTGCATTTGTTGTGCCATTTGTGTGGGATTCAGCACCTCTGATAATCAGATTATACAACTGCGATTATGAAAATGATTCCTGTGCTGAATCGAGTATTTATCACATTCATCAGTTTTTGTGTGTGGGGGTTGCTTTCTTTTTCTATGGATCACACCTTCCAGAACGTCTTGCTCCTGGTTGCTTTGACTATGTTGGACATTCTCATAACTTACTTCATGTCTTCAGTATTCTAGCTACCAATGAACAAATGCGTGCCATTATCATTGACTTGCAACTACAGCAGGACAAACTAGAAAATCTGAACTGGATTCCTACAAGTACATGGTCCACTATAGCTTCACCATTAGTGTTCCTCTTGAACATTCTCCTTGTATTAATTCTTGCTTACTCTTTATTCAATCACAGACACTGTTGTAAACAGCCCAGCATCAACTGTCTCTCCCAGTCAATTATACAAAAATCTACTGTGCAAGTAACGACAGACAGTGTTGAAGTGaagaaaagcaaatga